A part of Cervus elaphus chromosome 11, mCerEla1.1, whole genome shotgun sequence genomic DNA contains:
- the MORN2 gene encoding MORN repeat-containing protein 2: protein MNGYGKLEHFSGAVYEGHFKDNMFHGLGTYIFPTGAKYTGNFNENRVEGEGQYTDIQGLEWCGNFHFTAAPGLRLKLHM, encoded by the exons ATGAATGGTTATGGAAAACTTGAGCATTTTTCAGGAGCAGTATATGAAGGACACTTTAAGGACAATATGTTTCATGGACTGGGAACTTATATATTCCCAACTGGGGCAAAGTACACTGGAAATTTCAATGAAAACAG GGTGGAAGGCGAAGGACAATATACTGATATCCAAGGACTAGAATGGTGCGGTAACTTTCATttcacagctgctccaggccTGAGGCTAAAGCTCCATATGTAG